Proteins encoded by one window of Grus americana isolate bGruAme1 chromosome 7, bGruAme1.mat, whole genome shotgun sequence:
- the NPS gene encoding neuropeptide S: MTFVCSGYPVGPSMSSNPFYLNCQLYGKSDYCLVLLNNCLAQVGRNEELALLKPYLEMPFNKRSFRNGVGSGIKKTSFRRAKS, from the exons ATGACATTTGTGTGCTCGGGTTACCCAGTTGGTCCTTCCATG agcagCAATCCTTTTTATTTGAATTGCCAGCTGTATGGAAAATCTGATTACTGCCTCGTCCTGCTGAATAACTGCTTAGCCCAGGTGGGCAGGAATGAAGAACTGGCTCTTTTAAAGCCTTACCTGGAGATGCCTTTCAATAAAAGATCCTTTCGCAATGGTGTTGGatcaggaattaaaaaaacttCCTTTCGAAGAGCAAAGTCATAA